The stretch of DNA TTCGGTACTCGGCCCGATGCTATCAAGATGGCTCCGGTTATCCGCGAGTTGCGTCGCTTCCCCGATCAGGTACGCCTTAGCATCGTATCGAGTGGTCAGCATCGCGAGATGTTGAGACCGGTGCTGGATACCTTCGATATTCAGCCCGATGTGGACCTCGACATCATGGTTCATGGACAGACACTTGCCGAACTACTATGTCGCGCGCTTACCGGGCTGGAGAAGTCAATCCGTCAAGTGGGGCCGGACCTGGTCATGGCGCAGGGAGATACCAGTACGACCTTCGCGGCTGCCCTCGCTGCCTTCTATGGCAAAGCAGAGTTCGCTCACGTAGAGGCCGGCCTGCGAACCGGTGACAAGTACCAGCCCTTTCCCGAGGAGATCAACCGCCGCCTGACGGGAGCAATCACCGATCTGCACTTCGCTCCGACGAAGCTGGCGAAAAGCAACCTTCTCGCTGAAGGTGTCCAACCCGACCGCATCTGGATCACGGGCAACACGGGGATTGATGCCGTGCGCATCTGTGCCGAGCGGGTGCAGGCGCCAGCACTGCCCACGCGCACACTGTTGGTGACCGCGCACAGACGGGAGAACTGGGGAGACGGCATTCGGCACATCGCGCAGGCGCTGAAGATCATCCTCGAGCGCTTCGCCGATACCGAAGCTATCGTTTCGATGCACAGCAACCCGGACGTTCGGGCGATATGGCAGGCGGAACTCGGCAGCGAGCCGCGCGTCCGCCTGATCGATCCCCCCGCTTACCCCGAGTTCGTTGCGCTGATGAAAGCGAGTCATCTGATCCTGACCGATTCGGGTGGCATGCAGGAAGAAGCGCCGGGGTTGGGTAAGCCAGTACTCGTGCTGCGAAATACTACGGAGCGACCGGAGGGTGTCGAGGCGGGTGTCGCCCGGCTGATCGGCACGGACACCGAGCGGATCGTCGAAGAGGCGGCACGGCTGCTGACTTCAACAGATGCCTACCGAAAGATGGCGCAGTCGGTGAACCCCTACGGCGATGGCAGAGCAGCGGAGAGGATACGTACTGCGAT from Fimbriimonadia bacterium encodes:
- the wecB gene encoding UDP-N-acetylglucosamine 2-epimerase (non-hydrolyzing) encodes the protein MASRQPRTSRLSVMAVFGTRPDAIKMAPVIRELRRFPDQVRLSIVSSGQHREMLRPVLDTFDIQPDVDLDIMVHGQTLAELLCRALTGLEKSIRQVGPDLVMAQGDTSTTFAAALAAFYGKAEFAHVEAGLRTGDKYQPFPEEINRRLTGAITDLHFAPTKLAKSNLLAEGVQPDRIWITGNTGIDAVRICAERVQAPALPTRTLLVTAHRRENWGDGIRHIAQALKIILERFADTEAIVSMHSNPDVRAIWQAELGSEPRVRLIDPPAYPEFVALMKASHLILTDSGGMQEEAPGLGKPVLVLRNTTERPEGVEAGVARLIGTDTERIVEEAARLLTSTDAYRKMAQSVNPYGDGRAAERIRTAMFRHYGISASAPEVEEWQ